Part of the Planococcus plakortidis genome is shown below.
TTCACGCGCGAGCCCTTTTAAGGAACGGGAAATATCGGATACTTCCTGCTGGCGGTTCTCGCCGGCCTTGCCCGGGCCCTGGATGAGCTGCAAATAATCGATCATGATCATGCCGAGGCCGTATTCCTGCTTGAGACGGCGGCATTTCGCTCGGATATCGTTGACGCGGATACCCGGCGTGTCGTCGATGAAAATGCCGGCGTTGGATAGACTGCCCATCGCCATCGTCAGCTTGCGCCAGTCTTCATTCTGCAAGGCGCCGGTCCTCATGACTTGGGCGTCGATATTGCCTTCCGCGCAAAGCATCCGCATGACTAGCTGCTCTGCCCCCATCTCCAAACTGAAGATCGCGACATTTTCATCCGCTTTGGTCGCGACGTTTTGGGCGACGTTCAAGGCGAATGCCGTCTTACCGACGGACGGGCGGGCTGCGACGATGATCAAATCGTTGCGTTGAAAGCCTGCGGTCACTTTGTCCAGATCCCGGAAACCGGTCGGAATTCCCGTGACGTCGCCTTTACGCGTATGCAAGAGCTCGATGTTGTCGTAGGTTTTTACCAATACATCTTTAATATGGATGAAGTCGCCCGCGTTTTTGCGGCTCGACACTTCCATCATTTTCTTCTCCGCTTCGGCAAGCAAAGCTTCCACTTCGTCTTCGCGCGTAAAGCCGTCTTCGACGATGGTGGTGGCCACCCGGATGAGGCGGCGCAATAAGGCTTTCTCTTCCACGATATGGGCATAATGCCCGACGTTTGCGGCTGTCGGCACCGCATTGGCGATCTCGGTCAGATAGGATAAGCCGCCGACATCTTCCAGCTCTTTCTTAACCGATAGCTCTTCTGTCACCGTGACCAAATCAACCGCTTTGCCGCGGTCCGTCAAATCGATCATCGTCTGGAAAATTTTCTGGTGGGCAACGCGGTAGAAATCCTCCGGCATGACGATTTCCGCAACGGAAACCAGTGCCTGTGGCTCCAGGAAAATGGCTCCGATGACGGATTGCTCAGCTTCCTGGTTATGCGGCGGGACGCGGTCTATCGATTCGTTCATAATCTATTCTCCTTACGCTTCTTCAGTCACGTGCACGCGAAGTGTCGCGGTTACATCTTGGTGCAATTTCACCGGCACATTCGTGTAGCCAAGCGCGCGTATGGCGTCATCGAGCTCCATTTTGCGCTTGTCGATTTTATGGCCGTGTTTCTTCTCGAGTTCCTTGGCGATCTGCTTTGAAGTGATCGAGCCGAACAGGCGGCCGCCCTCTCCGGACTTCGCCGTCAATTCGACCGTCAGCGCTTCAAGTTTTTCTTTCAGCGCTTTCGCTTCGTCAAGCTCCTGCTCGGCTTCTTTCTCCTGTTTCTTCTGCTGGCCCGCGAGTTTGCTCATCGCTGCCTGGTCCGCTTCCACTGCCAAATTGTTTTTCAACAGGAAGTTGTGCGCGTAGCCGTCCGCCACGTTTTTGATATCGCCTTTTTTGCCTACATTTTTTACGTCTTTCAAGAAAATCACTTTCATTCTTCAGATCCTCCTTCATCATTTTCCGTTAATACGGCCTTTAATTGTTCGACCGCTTCTTCGAGTGTTGCATCCGGCATTTGCGTGGCCGCATTCGTTAAATGGCCTCCGCCGCCGAGATTTTCCATGATGACTTGCACGTTGACTTCGCCGAGCGAACGGGCGCTGATGCCGACGCCGCCTTCCGTTCGTTCTGCGATGACAAACGACGCGTTGACGTCTTTCATCGTCAGCAGGATGTCCGCCGTCTGTGCGATCAATACCGGGCTGTAGATGCGCCCCGGCTCGCCTTTTGCGATGGCGATGCCGTCGCCGACGAATTCCACGCTCTGGACGATTTTCGCCCGCTCGATATACGTATCGAGATCTTCTTTCAGCAAGCGCTGGACGAGCACGGTATCGGCACCGTTCGAACGCAGGTACGATGCCGCTTCAAAGGTCCTGGCACCGGTACGCAGCGTAAAGCTTTTCGTGTCGACGATGATTCCGGCAAGCATTGCTGTCGCTTCGAGCATCGTCAATTTCTCATGTTTCGGCTGGTATTCGATCAATTCGGTCACGAGCTCCGCCGTGGACGAGGCGTACGGCTCCATATAGACGAGCATCGTATTGGTGATGAATTCCTCGCCTCTTCTGTGATGGTCGATCAACACGACGCGCTCCATTCGCTGGAGCAGGCGTTCATCGATGACCATCGACGGTTTATGCGTATCGACCACGACGAGCAGCGAATGCTCGGTCATTTCCGATATTGCCTCTTCCGGGGTAATGAAACGCTCGAACAAGTCGGGATCGCTTTCGATTTCTTCCATCAAGCGCATGACACTGCGGTCGTATTCATCGAAATCGATGACGATGCGGCCTTTGACGCGGTTCATTTCCGCCATTTTGGCGACGCCGACCGCGGCGCCGATCGAGTCCATATCGGGCATTTTATGGCCCATGACAAAGACTTGGTCGCTTTCCTGGATCAAATCACGAAGCGCATGCGAAATGACGCGTGCGCGGACTCTCGTGCGTTTTTCGACGGGGTTGGTTTTGCCTCCGTAGAATTTGACCTTGCCGCTCGGATGCTTGATCGCCACTTGGTCGCCGCCGCGCCCAAGCACCAGATCGAGCCCCGACTGCGCCATGGCCCCCAGTTCGATCAAGGAAGCGGAACCCGCCCCGACCCCGATGCTCAGTGTCAGTGCCATATTGTCTTTCGCGGTCACTTCCCGGATGTCATCGAGCACGGTGAATTTGGTTTCCTCCAATTGTTGGAGGATCGATTCATTGAATACGGCCATAAAGCGGTCCGAGGAAATCCGCTTCACGAAAATGCCGTTATCGGCGCCCCACCGGTTGATCAGGGAGGTTACGAGGCTATTCAAGTTGCTGCGTACCTGATCGTCCATCCCTTGCGACAATTCATCGTAATTGTCGATGAACAGGATGCCGATGACGGTCCGGTCCGCATGGTATAAAGTTTCGATCTCCACTTGCTCGGTAATATCGAACAAGTAGAACAAGCGGTCATCCGCGCGGTAATAGACGCGATATTTGCGGCCTTCTAGCGTAATGACCATTTCATTCGATTCCGTGGATTTGATCAATTGGTTGAAATCCTCGGATAAACTGTAAATCGATTCCCCGATCAAGGTCTCGTAATCGAGCGCCGAGGTGATATAAGGGTTGGCCCATTCGACCTGCTGGTTTTCATTGACCAGCAAAATCCCGATCGGCATCTCGAGCAATGCTTCCTCCCCGACTTTCTTCATTCGGTAAGACAGTGTTTCGATATGCTTTTCGGTCTCTTCATAGTTGCGTTTTTCCAGTACCCACGCCGAGGTGATCGCCGCCCCGTAGAGGATGGCGAAAATGCCCGCGCCCCATTCCGACCACAGGGAGATGAGGATGACAGCGGCCATTCCAAGAGCCAGCAATGCCAGCAATGGGTATCTTAGGTTACGTTTCCTGAAAAAAGCCGACATTTCTCTTCAGCTCCTTACTTTCCTTTAAACTCGTGCGCCCGCTTGATCCAGCCCCTGATGTCGAAGCCGAGATCCAAAATCCCGATGATGCTCGTAAACGACTGCAAAGGAAATGCAAGAACCGTCACAACAACCATCACCCAGCGGGGCCAGCCCTCTTGGTGGATATAGAAATGATAGAACGATACCCCCTGCAAAAACAGCAAAAACTGCAGAAGCATCGAGGCATTCGCGAAAATCAAATACGCCATGGTCCCTTGCTCAAAATCCGACAGCAAAGATACCAAAATGACGATCAAATAATACCATAGCACGCTTTTCGGCAAGCGCATCTCGCGGAACGGCGGGAATTTCGGTACCGCAACGCCGACCCGTTTCAAAATCGGCAGCAGGATCAACAGCAAGACCCAAACCGTCGTAAAGACCGATAAGACCAATAATGTCGGCAGCAAGGTCTCGAACGTCAGCATGAACTGCGCGACAAGCTCCTCGTATTCCTGTGTCGATTCCGATCCAAGCCGCTCAAGCCACGTTCCCGCCTGTTCATATAAACTGCGCATCGTCGCCATGAATTCCTCAAGGAAGTTGATGCCGAACAAGGCGATCGCTGCCACATACTGCACCATCAATGACACCAGCAGCACGATGCTCGAACCCATGAACATGAACAACTTGCTTTTTTTATACTGGATCGACAGCCCGACCACAAGCCCCAGCGGAATGTGGATCAACGCCAAAGGCAAAGACAGCAATCCGCCGATCAGAAAGCTTAACACGGCCCCGACCACTGCGACCAGCGCCGACGCCTTCACCGGATACTTGGCGCTATACCAAGCAATCGGCAATGCCAAAAACAAAGTACTGATCAAACTCAGCACCGGTACATATACAGAAACAGCCAATAAGACGGCAAACAGCGCCGTCATCATGGCTCCATTCGTCAATTGACGTGTCTTTTGGTTAGGCATATCTGCGTTTTTCATCTTCTTTCGGGTTTATTTCATCCGTATAATTGTACCATGATTCAAGCCCCCGAACAAAAAAGGGAGGTTGCCTCACTGTACACCTATCGCTTCGTTTCGAGAAGAAAAAAGTTCCTGCCCTCTGGCGTTGGCCGCCTATAGAAAATCAGTATCGCTGATTCGCCGATGGATGGAAATGGTCGATGGAAATCAAATATGGAAATCGCTTCCTGCGGCAAGGTTCAAGAAGATAGTGAGAGTTTAGGTGTCGAAGCGTTTCAGCAGTCTACTTGGGCTTCATCTTTCTATTCGCCGCCCGGCTTTGGGTTGGCCTCTTGCCATAAGCCAGGAAGAACGCCTGTCTTACGGCATCGGCTCACCCTTGGCGCTGGACGGCTTGGAGATTTCAATGTCTCGAGCATGATTAGATAGGTCTACTTCTGTAATCAGTTTCCGGCTAGCAGGGAAATCGCTTCCCAAGGAAAGGGTGAAGGAGATAGTCAGATTTTGTGTGTTGAACTGTTTCAGCAGTCTACTTGGGCTTCATCTTTCTATTCGCCGCCCGGCTTTGGGTTGGCCTCCTGCCATAAGCCAGGAAGAGCACCTGTCTTACGGCATCGGCTCACCCTTGGCGCTGGACGGCTTGGAGATTTCATTGATTGGGGTGCGTTTAATCCGAACTGCTTCTATAAAGAGTTGCCGGCTAGCGGGGAAATCGCTTCCCAAGGAAAGGGTGAAGGAGATAGTCAGATTTTGTGTGTTGAACTGTTTCAGCAGTCTACTTGGGCTTCATCTTACGGTTCGCCTCCCGGCTTTGGGTTGGCCTCTTGCCATAAGCCAGGAAGAACGCCTGTCTTACGGCATCGGCTCACCCTTGGCGCTGGACGGCTTGGAGATTTCAATGTCTCGAGCATGAATAGATAGGTCTACTTCTGTAATCAGTTGCCGGCTGGCGGGGGAATCGCTTCCCGAGAAGGAGGGTTTGGCAATAATTTGCTTGAAGCAAGAAGAAGCATATTCCTTTCAGTAAATCGAAACGGTCGACTGTCTCTATGACCCTGGATGAAGTGAACGTTAAAACGAGATGCATCTCCACATATTCATTTGTGTGTGCTGAAGGAACGGCTTTCCGCTCTAAAAATAAAGACGTAGTGGAAGGGGCTGACGCCTGTGGGACCGCGCGGGCTGGCGAGACAAACGTGCCGCGCTCTTTGGCACGTTGGCTCAACACCCGCCCCACGGCAAGCAGCCCCCTGCAACGCAGTCGAAAAGCGGAAGCTTTTCCACTCACTCCTTTTTATTTCTGCCAAATCAGTTGTAAGTTTTGCAGTGCAGTCTTAGCTATTCTGCTCACTAACTTAACTCCCGCCGGTCAATTTCCCAAAGCATATAAAAAAGAGGCCGGTTTCCCGGCCTCTTTGAACAATCTTATTTATCTTCCGCTACGAACGGTAGAAGTGCCATGATACGAGCGCGTTTAACTGCAATCGTCAAACGACGTTGCCATTTAGCGCTTGTGCCCGTAACACGACGTGGCAAAATTTTGCCTCGCTCAGAAATGAATTTCTTAAGCAAATCAGTGTCTTTGTAGTCGATGCGTGTAATGTTGTTTGAAGTGAAATAACAAACCTTTTTACGCTTCTTGCCTCCGCGACGTGGTGCCATATCGAATTACCTCCCTCATCTTCAGATTTCTTTTCGCTGATGGGCGCCTGGTTTAGAACGGCAGATCGTCATCCGAAACTTCGATCTTCCCGCTTCCGCTTGAGAACGGATCGTCATCTACACGAGTGTTGTTATGCTGACTTGGACTAGACGGTTGGTTCTGTTGATAAGACGGCTGCTGCCCATACGAGCGATCGTTCGAACGATCTCCGGAATTGGCGCTTTTCGGTTCAAGGAATTGAACGCTGTCCGCCACCACTTCTGTCGTATAAACCCGCTTACCATCCTGACCCTCGTAGCTGCCAGTCTGAATGCGGCCTTCAACACCGGCGAGGCTTCCTTTTTTAAGGAAATTCGCTGTGTTTTCAGCCTGCTTGCGCCAAACGGTACAATTGATAAAATCCGCTTCGCGTTCACCTTGCGCATTGGAGAATGTCCGGTTTACAGCAAGTGTAAAACGGGCCACTGCCGCCCCGCTTGGCGTGTAGCGAAGATCAGGATCTTTTGTCAGTCTTCCGACCAATACAACCCGGTTGATCATCAGAATTCAACCTCCTTCTTCAAGTCGTGTATTATCAGTATTCCGCTTATCTTATACGTCTTGGCGTACAGCGATGTGGCGGATAATGTCTTCATTGATGTTCGCAAGACGTGTAAACTCGTTGATAGCTTCAGATCCAGCGTTCGCTTTCACGATCTGGTAGAAACCTTCTTTGAAATCATTGATTTCATAAGCCAAACGGCGTTTACCCCATTCTTTCGACTCGATGATTTCCGCACCGTTAGAAGTCAGGATTTCGCTGAAACGCTCAACTAGCGCTTTCTTCGCGTCCTCTTCAATGTTCGGGCGTACAATGTACATTAGTTCGTATTCTCTCATCGTATTGTCACCTCCTTATGGACTTGGGCCCTGCTGTTTCCAGCGGGCAAGGAGCAAGCAATCATAAATATTACTCACATCAACATATTGTAGCATATGCTGAGGCTTCCGGCAAGCTGTAATTTGGGCTATACTGTAAGCATCAAATTTGGGGATGTGTTCCACGTGAAACCGCATAGAATCATCGATTTGAATATAGAGGAAATCGCACCGAAAGCGCTGTGGTTCAATATAGTGCTCGTCATCGCCTTTGCGCTCGCCTACCAGTTATTCCGCGAACCGCTGTCATTCGGCTTTTCGCTGTTCGGCATCGCTTATTTTGTAGGCGGTTATGCATTATTGATCGTGCTGCACGAATTATTCCATTTGATCGGCTTTGTCGCCTTCGGCAAGGTGCCAGTGTCGTCGCTGCAATATGGCCTAAACCTGAAACTGGGCATCGCCTATGCGACAAGCGATCAGCCCGTGAAAAACCGGGCCATGCGGGCGGTCTTGCTATTGCCATTTTGGACGACAGCCGTTCTGCCGACCGTCATCGGCTTTTGGCTCGGCGATCAAGTACTTGTCCTGCTCGGCGCCATGCTGACAGCCGGCGCGTTCGGCGATTTCCTTATGTACCGTGAACTGCGCAAGGAACCGAACGATGCGTGGATACTGGACGACCCGAAGCTCCCCCGCCTCCACGTCTATTCCAGCTATCCAATGCTAGATGAATGAATGGCAGGTTCCGTGCAAATAAAAAAAGAAGGCACAGCAGATTTTCTGTTGTGCCTTCTCAGGTTGTCGAGCAAGTAAAGTAGATGTATTTTCCGAAGCTTATTGCTCGCTTTCCGTGGGGCGGGAATCGAGCCTCCTCGTTCGCTGCGAAAATCGTGTGCTCTCACATCTGTAAGCAGATGTGTCGCAAATGATTAGGCTCAGCGATGCTTCGCTTAATCATTCACTGCGGGGTCTCTCAAACCCGCTAGTCCCACAGGAGTCGAGCAAACGCTTCTCCAAATAATTAAACAGGTCATTGATTTTTGAATGTCGAAAAGATGATCAGTTTTTAATTTAACATCTGACTAATAGCCTTCTTTTTGCTGTTTATTTCACAAACGACCGTTCCACATCCCATACGCCTTCCGGGATATATTCCTTCAACAATCGCTCCGCTTTCGCCGTATAGACAATCGCTTTTTTCGTGCCACGTGCGGTTTCGACATCGATCGTCAGGCGGTCGTATAGATCCTTTTTGGCATCTCCCGAATAATCCTCCAGATCGTTGATCGCCGGCCACAGGACCTCAGGGATATCGTAAAGCTCTCCCTGGATGACATCGTCTCCAGCCAGCGCCAGCGCCGGATAGCCCAGCCCTGTGTCGTATAAGCTTCCCGAGATCGTCACGCGTTCTTCCACCAACTCCGCTTCTTCCAGGTAGAAATGGTATTTGCCGCCCCTTTTCAAGGTGCCGTATGCGAATAAATACATTCGTTTCCCTCCTCATAAAAAACCGGATGCTCAAAAAGCACCCGGTTCGGTATTCTTTTCCAGCAGCCAATCAATTCTTAACTTGTTTCCATGGCTGTCTCTGGCACTAAACGTTTAGGCATAAGCCTTATACATTGAATCTGAAGAGCATGACATCGCCGTCTTTGACAAGGTATTCCTTGCCTTCCTGGCGCACTTTTCCGGCTTCTTTCGCTGCTGCCATCGAACCGGCTTCCACCAGATCTTCATAGGCAACGGTTTCGGCGCGAATAAAGCCGCGCTCGAAGTCGGAGTGGATGATGCCCGCACATTGCGGGGCTTTCATGCCTTTTTTGAATGTCCATGCCCGCACTTCCTGCACGCCGGCGGTGAAGTATGTGGCGAGTCCGAGCAAATTGTAAGCGGCTTTGACCAATTGATCAAGCCCTGATTCTTCGATGCCGAGTTCTTCGAGGAACATTTCTTTCTCTTCCTCGTCAAGCTCTGCCATTTCCTCTTCGATCTTCGCACATACGACGATGACGTCGGAATCGTGTCCCGCCGCGTAATCGCGCACTTGCTGGACGTATTCGTTGCTCTCCGCATCGGCAATTTCATCTTCCGATACGTTCGCTACGTACAACATCGGCTTGAGCGTCAACAGATTCAAGCCTTTTGCGATTTTCAGCTCATCTTCCGTGAAGTCGATCGAACGGGCCAATTTGCCGTTCTCGAAAGCTTCGCGAAGTTTCGCCAGGACCGGCTCCTCTGCGACAGCGTCTTTGTCTTTTTGCTTCAATAGTTTCGCATTGCGCGCGATGCGCTTTTCGATACTTTCCATATCCGCAAGTACGAGTTCGAGATTGATGACTTCGATGTCCGATACCGGATCCACGCCGCCTGAGACGTGTGTGATATTGTCATCGGCGAAACAGCGGACCACTTGGGTGATGGCATCCACTTCGCGGATATGGGCCAGAAATTTATTCCCGAGCCCTTCCCCTTTACTGGCGCCTTTGACGATACCGGCAATGTCCGTGAATTCGAACGCCGTCGGGATGGTCTTTTTCGGTTCGACCAATTCCGTCAATTTATCGAGGCGCTCATCAGGCACTTCGACGATGCCGACGTTTGGATCTATCGTACAGAACGGGTAGTTCGCCGCTTCGGCGCCCGCTTTCGTAATAGCGTTGAATAATGTGGATTTCCCCACGTTTGGTAATCCTACAATCCCTGCAGTTAATGCCAAAGGATTCACGACCTTTCTTTTTCGCTCACAAATTTTGCAACCATTCCATTATAGAAAGAGGAGGCGGAAATGTCCATCGTTCATTCCGCCTCGGCTTTCACCAATACCTTTTTCATTTTTTTATTGAACTCGGCCCGCGGCAGCATGACGCTATGCTGGCAGCCTTCACATTTGATGCGGATGTCGGCGCCCATGCGGATAATTTTCCAGGCGTTCGCCCCGCATGGATGCCCTTTTTTCATCTCGACAATATCGTTCAGCCCGAATTCCTTCATTTCCATGGCTGCATCCCCCCATCATTTATTCGCATTCATTACGGCCGGATCGCCGGGCTCGCGGTGCATGACCACCATGCGAGGATATGGCAATTCGACGCCGCGCTGGTCGAGGAATTCCTTCAAATCACGGCGCATTCTGCGGGAGACGGCAAAATGTTGCATCGGCAAGGTTTCTGCCGTCAAGCGCATGACCACTTCCGTCGCCGTCATGTTCTGCACGCCGAGCAGTTCGGCTGGGCTGATGACTTCTTCGTACGTGGGCTGCACCGTTTCCAGAAATTCCAGGATCAAGCGCTCCACTTTCGCCAGGTCGGAATCATGTGACACGCTCAAATCCACGACCGCAATCGAATTGTGAAGCGAGAAGTTGACGACTTCTGTAACCGTGCCGTTCGGGAAGATGAACAACTCACCGGTCCACGCCTGCACTTTCGTGGTACGCAAGCCGATTTCCTGGACCGTCCCTTCGGCTTGGTTGATACGGACGTAATCACCGACTGAAAATTGGTCTTCAAAAATGATGAAGAAGCCGGTGATGACGTCGCGCACCAGGTTCTGTGCGCCGAAACCGACCGCCAGCCCGACCACCCCGGCACCGGCGATGATCCCGCTGATGTTGACCGAGAATGCTGCGAGTATGGCGACCAGCGCCATGAATCCAATGACATATGTAACGATGTTTTCCAATAACTTCGATAAAGTTTGATGACGCCGCCCATTCGTCTTGATCGGCCCCTTCAAACGGACCGAAAACGATTTGCGGA
Proteins encoded:
- a CDS encoding DUF3267 domain-containing protein yields the protein MKPHRIIDLNIEEIAPKALWFNIVLVIAFALAYQLFREPLSFGFSLFGIAYFVGGYALLIVLHELFHLIGFVAFGKVPVSSLQYGLNLKLGIAYATSDQPVKNRAMRAVLLLPFWTTAVLPTVIGFWLGDQVLVLLGAMLTAGAFGDFLMYRELRKEPNDAWILDDPKLPRLHVYSSYPMLDE
- a CDS encoding gamma-glutamylcyclotransferase family protein codes for the protein MYLFAYGTLKRGGKYHFYLEEAELVEERVTISGSLYDTGLGYPALALAGDDVIQGELYDIPEVLWPAINDLEDYSGDAKKDLYDRLTIDVETARGTKKAIVYTAKAERLLKEYIPEGVWDVERSFVK
- the ychF gene encoding redox-regulated ATPase YchF, which translates into the protein MALTAGIVGLPNVGKSTLFNAITKAGAEAANYPFCTIDPNVGIVEVPDERLDKLTELVEPKKTIPTAFEFTDIAGIVKGASKGEGLGNKFLAHIREVDAITQVVRCFADDNITHVSGGVDPVSDIEVINLELVLADMESIEKRIARNAKLLKQKDKDAVAEEPVLAKLREAFENGKLARSIDFTEDELKIAKGLNLLTLKPMLYVANVSEDEIADAESNEYVQQVRDYAAGHDSDVIVVCAKIEEEMAELDEEEKEMFLEELGIEESGLDQLVKAAYNLLGLATYFTAGVQEVRAWTFKKGMKAPQCAGIIHSDFERGFIRAETVAYEDLVEAGSMAAAKEAGKVRQEGKEYLVKDGDVMLFRFNV
- the rpsR gene encoding 30S ribosomal protein S18, giving the protein MAPRRGGKKRKKVCYFTSNNITRIDYKDTDLLKKFISERGKILPRRVTGTSAKWQRRLTIAVKRARIMALLPFVAEDK
- a CDS encoding DUF951 domain-containing protein, with the protein product MEMKEFGLNDIVEMKKGHPCGANAWKIIRMGADIRIKCEGCQHSVMLPRAEFNKKMKKVLVKAEAE
- a CDS encoding DHH family phosphoesterase; amino-acid sequence: MSAFFRKRNLRYPLLALLALGMAAVILISLWSEWGAGIFAILYGAAITSAWVLEKRNYEETEKHIETLSYRMKKVGEEALLEMPIGILLVNENQQVEWANPYITSALDYETLIGESIYSLSEDFNQLIKSTESNEMVITLEGRKYRVYYRADDRLFYLFDITEQVEIETLYHADRTVIGILFIDNYDELSQGMDDQVRSNLNSLVTSLINRWGADNGIFVKRISSDRFMAVFNESILQQLEETKFTVLDDIREVTAKDNMALTLSIGVGAGSASLIELGAMAQSGLDLVLGRGGDQVAIKHPSGKVKFYGGKTNPVEKRTRVRARVISHALRDLIQESDQVFVMGHKMPDMDSIGAAVGVAKMAEMNRVKGRIVIDFDEYDRSVMRLMEEIESDPDLFERFITPEEAISEMTEHSLLVVVDTHKPSMVIDERLLQRMERVVLIDHHRRGEEFITNTMLVYMEPYASSTAELVTELIEYQPKHEKLTMLEATAMLAGIIVDTKSFTLRTGARTFEAASYLRSNGADTVLVQRLLKEDLDTYIERAKIVQSVEFVGDGIAIAKGEPGRIYSPVLIAQTADILLTMKDVNASFVIAERTEGGVGISARSLGEVNVQVIMENLGGGGHLTNAATQMPDATLEEAVEQLKAVLTENDEGGSEE
- the ssb gene encoding single-stranded DNA-binding protein yields the protein MINRVVLVGRLTKDPDLRYTPSGAAVARFTLAVNRTFSNAQGEREADFINCTVWRKQAENTANFLKKGSLAGVEGRIQTGSYEGQDGKRVYTTEVVADSVQFLEPKSANSGDRSNDRSYGQQPSYQQNQPSSPSQHNNTRVDDDPFSSGSGKIEVSDDDLPF
- a CDS encoding mechanosensitive ion channel family protein, with protein sequence MFFERSVVERFVNQMTTKLLDEEMWVNISGTALRVVLIAVGAYVLTRILRVIIRKSFSVRLKGPIKTNGRRHQTLSKLLENIVTYVIGFMALVAILAAFSVNISGIIAGAGVVGLAVGFGAQNLVRDVITGFFIIFEDQFSVGDYVRINQAEGTVQEIGLRTTKVQAWTGELFIFPNGTVTEVVNFSLHNSIAVVDLSVSHDSDLAKVERLILEFLETVQPTYEEVISPAELLGVQNMTATEVVMRLTAETLPMQHFAVSRRMRRDLKEFLDQRGVELPYPRMVVMHREPGDPAVMNANK
- the rpsF gene encoding 30S ribosomal protein S6; translation: MREYELMYIVRPNIEEDAKKALVERFSEILTSNGAEIIESKEWGKRRLAYEINDFKEGFYQIVKANAGSEAINEFTRLANINEDIIRHIAVRQDV
- the dnaB gene encoding replicative DNA helicase; translation: MNESIDRVPPHNQEAEQSVIGAIFLEPQALVSVAEIVMPEDFYRVAHQKIFQTMIDLTDRGKAVDLVTVTEELSVKKELEDVGGLSYLTEIANAVPTAANVGHYAHIVEEKALLRRLIRVATTIVEDGFTREDEVEALLAEAEKKMMEVSSRKNAGDFIHIKDVLVKTYDNIELLHTRKGDVTGIPTGFRDLDKVTAGFQRNDLIIVAARPSVGKTAFALNVAQNVATKADENVAIFSLEMGAEQLVMRMLCAEGNIDAQVMRTGALQNEDWRKLTMAMGSLSNAGIFIDDTPGIRVNDIRAKCRRLKQEYGLGMIMIDYLQLIQGPGKAGENRQQEVSDISRSLKGLARELEVPVIALSQLSRGVEQRQDKRPMMSDLRESGSIEQDADIVSFLYREDYYDKETEDQNMIEIIIAKQRNGPTGTVKLAFVKEYNKFVTIDWADHEGGGDF
- the rplI gene encoding 50S ribosomal protein L9; the protein is MKVIFLKDVKNVGKKGDIKNVADGYAHNFLLKNNLAVEADQAAMSKLAGQQKKQEKEAEQELDEAKALKEKLEALTVELTAKSGEGGRLFGSITSKQIAKELEKKHGHKIDKRKMELDDAIRALGYTNVPVKLHQDVTATLRVHVTEEA
- a CDS encoding YybS family protein; this encodes MPNQKTRQLTNGAMMTALFAVLLAVSVYVPVLSLISTLFLALPIAWYSAKYPVKASALVAVVGAVLSFLIGGLLSLPLALIHIPLGLVVGLSIQYKKSKLFMFMGSSIVLLVSLMVQYVAAIALFGINFLEEFMATMRSLYEQAGTWLERLGSESTQEYEELVAQFMLTFETLLPTLLVLSVFTTVWVLLLILLPILKRVGVAVPKFPPFREMRLPKSVLWYYLIVILVSLLSDFEQGTMAYLIFANASMLLQFLLFLQGVSFYHFYIHQEGWPRWVMVVVTVLAFPLQSFTSIIGILDLGFDIRGWIKRAHEFKGK